The nucleotide sequence AGGCTTTTATCCTGACTACCGCCAGCCCCAGCTGTTTCGAAAAGGAACCCTGCATTTTAAGACAGATGACCCTGTGCATGAGGAGTATACAATACGTTCTGCTCAACCGGTGAGCTATCTTCAGCAACCTATTTGGCAGTTTCCCTATAAAAATTTGGAAGAGGTCGCTCGAAAGGCAAATCGATACTCTACCTTAGGAGCCCAAAAACTGCAACAGCGCGGGCGCCGAGGAGGGATGCTGAAGGCCCTTGGACGCGGCCTGTGGTCCTTTTTTCACATGTACTTCCTGAAAAAAGGCATCTTGGATGGTTGGCCTGGCCTCGTTATTGCGATCGGTAATTTTGAAGGGACCTGGTACAAATACGCCAAGCTCCATGAGTTGGAAGAAAACTGGCAAGCGCCTGAGTCTCCTCCTTTACGAAGGACATAAAAAGCGCTCCCCCCGGCCTGCGGCCAGGACCAAACTTCAAAGTAACAGTGACGTACACGTCATATTGCTTAGAAGAATGGGTGAATGCTTACCTTACAAAGTATGCATCCACTCCCCGTTCACACCACACCCTCTTTTGCTCAATGGTTTCCTTGAGCAGGCGGTCATTCTCCGGGAGATAGCTGCGGTCATTTCTTGGATGATAGAGATGGTAGGCCAAGGCGTTGAATTTAACACTTCTTCGCATGAGCCCGTAATTCAGTAGTCTGGCCGTGAATTCAGAGTCTTCTCGGCCCCAGCCGATAAAATCTTCATTAAAGCCATTCACTGCCAGGGCATCCTTACGCCAAAAGGCAAAATTGCAGGTCCTCACCCCGTTCATCCCTCTGTTTTTAAAAGAAACCAAACGCGAGAGAAAGGCCGAGCGGAGGCAATTCTTTCTATTTTCAACCCCTTTTTTACAGAGGGTCTCTGGCATTTTTTTCCGGGCAAGAACAAGTCCTGAGAGCTCTTCTTTAAGGAGCACTCGGGTGCCCTGAACAAAACAACCAGGCTGGGCAAAATGGATATGGTCGGCAATGAAATGCTTTTCCATGACGATATCGCCGTCAATCAGGACGATATAATCACCAGTTGTCTTGGCTATAGCCTTATTCCTGCTTGCTGAAAGCCGAAACCCCTCATCTTGCTGCCAGGAGTGAACCACTGGGAATGTTGCCTGTGCAGCAATCCGTGCAATTATTTCTCCTGTATCTGGCCTTGAGCCATCATCAGCAACAATAATCTCGCTCGGCTTCTTCTCTTGTTGTAACCCGCTCAGCAGAGAAAGCTCTAAGGCCTCTTTCCAGTTATAGGTCGTTATAATGAGACTAACATCCATGGTCTTTCAGGCGAATTCTTCGGCATTTTGAAGCTTTTTTTCTGAGGCGAGAGGCAAGCGCAAAAGAGAGGTCGCTGCTTCGAACACCATTTTCGGGGAGATCTTATGCATGCAGGAGAGATGCAAGCAGCTGCGTTTTCTGCATTCAAGGCAGTCGAGTGCTTCTGCCCGGATGATGCGATGCTCGTTTTCTTGCGGGCTATAGGGACCAACTCTGCTTGGATGGGTCGGGCCAAAGAGAGCCACTACAGGGGTACGAGCTAAGGCTGCGATGTGCATGGGGCCGGAGTCAAGACCAATATAGAGAGAGGCATGCTGAATCAGAGCAGCTGACTGGGGCAGCGTTAAACGGCCAGCGGCAATGATAGGCTCTGTCTGCATCAATCGGACGATTGAAGAGAGATACTCCGTGTCCTGAGGACTCCCACCAAACACCACCGGTATACTCTTTTCATGCAGTTGATCAGTGAGGGTGGCCCAATGCTCAATAGGCCAAAATTTGCTCTGCCAGCGGGCGGCGGGATTGGCATAAACTATGGGAGAGGTCGTATCAGTACGAATCTGCTGCGCGTGAAGAAATTGCCACATGGCTTGGCGGTCTTCTTCCCCCGTGCAGAGGTGAAAATCTGCATCTGCCACCTTAACCCTCAGGTAGGAGCAGAAGAGCAGGTTTTTATCCTGGGCATGCTCTGTCGTATCGGGAATATCAATGAGATGCTCCTGAAAAAAGCTATTGAGCTCTTTGGCTTGGCCGAATCCCACTCGTTGCCCTCCAGGGTTTGTTCGGCCCAGGAGACCACTGCGAAAAGAGGCATGCAGATCAAGGATCAAATCGTAGGGTTCCGACCTAAACTGCCGACGTAATCTTTGTAAGGTGGTGAACGTTGCCTGCAAGGCCTTGAGCCAAGCCCCTCGACCTGCCTGGGGGTCGCTGGTCGAGGGGATATGGATCGGGTAGACTGCATCAATGCTGTCGTCTGCCTGTAATAACGGGGCAAAGGCCCGTTGCGCAATCCAGCCAATAGAGCTGTTGGGAAAACAGCGCTTAATGGCATGGGCGACCGGCAGGGTATGCACGATATCGCCCAACGAGCTGGGCTTAATAATCAGGATGCGTTTATTGTTCAGCAACATGTTTCGACCTGATCTTCAACCTGATCTTCGGCCAATGCGATGAGTTTTTGCACGGCATCCGCAACGGTCGGCAGCTTACTGAAATCTCTTGCTGGCATTGTCTGGAGGGTCGCGTTTTGTTCTTCCTGGACAAAATCGTCCAGAATTTTATCCAGAGCCCCGGCAATGGCTTGAACATTATTAGCTGGCACAGCCAAATGACCATGTTCTGTGAGCATGCTGTCCAGTTCCTCATTATTATAGACCAGACCGATAATGGGGCGTCCGGTCAGGAGATATTCATAGACCTTGGAGGGGATGGTCTCACAGGAAAAATAGATAATATTCTGGATAACCAGTAGGCAATCAGTCTGCTGCATGGCGACCAAGGCCTGCTGTCGTGAAACAATCCCATGCCGAACAACCAGGTCAGTAAGCCCAAGCCGCTCCATTTCCCGCTCAGACGCTCCGTCAAAAGACCCGTACACGTCGACCTGCACTTTTTCACGGAATCCCGCCCGCTCTTTATACCGATTGAGAACCTGATGTAGGGCCTGGAAGAAGGTCACCAAGTTGCGGGTTCCAGCCAGCGAACCAAAATGAGCAAAATGGCAGCGTTCTTTTTTGCAGAAATGCTGTTGAAAAAGTTCCGGTATTGAGCCTGGATACACAACAGCTCCACGACATTGCCCGCCTGTCCTTCTCCTGCAATGCCGCATCGCTGCCTGAACGAGAAAGACAAATGCATCCGCATGTTGACCTATCTTTTTTTCCAGGGCCTTGTATACCCGTAATACTCTTTTGCCCCGTCGCCAGCCATGATCATGCACCAAGGGGTCCTGGGTTTCAGCAATCCAGGTACAACCGGTCCAACGTTTGATCAGCAGGCCAGCAACGTGGGCTGAGGCAGATCCTCCTGTGGAATAGACAACTTCCGGTCGCAGTTGCCGACAGAGGAGGAAGCCACGCAACGAGGCAAGAAAACACCAGGACCACTCACTCTCCATATTGATGAGGATTTTTTCAAGGAGGTAAAAAGGGAATATCGGTATCATACAGATGGATTCAACCAGTTTGAACTGCCAACGTTTCTGGAGATGTTTTCGGAGAAAATGGCGGAGTTCAAAACGGATGCCTGAGGGGGCAAGGCTCAGGGTTCTGAAATGTATCCATTTATCTGAAGGGTTGCCAACCGGACCGCTGAGCAGAATCGGCTCAATTCCTTGGTCGCGGAAAAAAGGCAGGCGATCATCAATATGTTGAGAGCAGGCTGAGCCTGGAATATTGGCCCGGTAAGAGAGAATCAACCAGCATCTTGGAGAGGCATTTTCGGCAAGGACCTCCTGGAGCCGTTGATCAGGTTTCTCTTTAAACAGGGCTGCTGCCATGACAACAAAGAAGAAGGCGGTTTGATAGACTGTAAGGTAGGATTCTGCCAACATTATGACCAGGAAGAAGAGAGGCAGTGCTATGCGGAGCCGCTGGAATGGGTCCGGGAGCAATTTTGCCAGCACGAACATGATGATAAAGATCAACAAAAAGAGGAGGAGACCTGCTCCGCCAAGCATGGCACCTACCAGTACATACTGATTATGGGGGTTGTCGGTTGCAATGCTGGCCGGACTTCTTGTGCTGTTGACCTCGGCATAGGCAGACTGAAAGTCACCGGTTCCCACCCCAAACCATGGATGATGTCGAATTATTTCAAGAGAATTTTGAAAGAACAGTAGGCGCATGCCCACCGAGGTGTCAGGATTTTTTTGAAAACCTTCTATTTCCTGCCGGGCCAAATTAACCCGTTGTTGGAAAGTCGGACTGTACAGGTATCCTATGATGCTGATGGAGGGCAGGAGGAGAAGGATCGCTAAAGTCGCCTTGAGTCGATTTTGGGCAAAGATCTGGAATAGCAGCAGGCCCATAAGGACAAGAAAAACCGCTTGGCCGGTCCTCCCCTCGGTGATGAACATATTCACCGTCATCAGGGCGGCAAGGGAAAAAAGAAGCAGACGAGCAGCAGGGTTCCGGCGAGCCAGCCCCCAAATTGCCTCATGAAAAAGCAAATATATGGCAAAGGCCAAGAGGGGATTATAGATAACGTGAAAGGTCTTCGGGGTCAGGTGGGTTGGGCTGACATCTGCATACTGCACCAGCCCAAAACGAGCCAGAAAGGTCATGCCCATAGCCAGCGTCATCCCGCCCAGGAAGGCATAAAGATATAAGGCGCGATAGCGATAGGCTGCTGCGGTCAGGATCACAGGCAGCAGAGCAAGCTTCCATTGGTCTTTCAGGGCCTCAAGTCCAGCTACAAGGTCATCGGTCCAAAGGAGGCCCAGGCAGAGCAGGGCAAGAAAGGAAAATACGGCAACTGCAACGGGGTGAGAAACGATCTCAAGACCTTTTTCTATAAATCTGCCCTCAAGCAGCCAGAGCAAGAGAATCAGGATGGCCAGCACAGAAACCGCTGAGGTGGACAGGGGCACAGCAAAGGCCAGCAGCGCAGGGAGCAGGCTATTGATCTGGCCGACCCGGTCGCGAAAGGAGCGGGAAAGGGGACTTTTCTGTTCGGGTGTTGGGTTCATCGATATCTTGGTTATCTGTCAGCATACTGCATGGTATATAACCCTTCATAGACACCATGCTCCTTGAGGAGGTTCTCATGGGTTCCCTCTTCCACCAATCGTCCGTCCTGCATCACAATGATGCGGTCGGCATTCTTGATTGTGGAAAGGCGATGAGCGATGACAATAGTGGTCCGGTTTTTCATCAGGTTGTCCAGGGCTTTTTGAACCTTGCGTTCTGATTCCGTGTCCAGGGCCGAGGTGGCCTCATCCAGAACCAAGATTGGTGCGTCTTTGAGGATGGCCCGGGCAATAGACACGCGCTGACGTTGGCCCCCGGAAAGACGGGTTCCTGATTCACCGATCACTGTATCGAAACCTTTGGGCAGATCCTCAATAAACTCCAGGGCAAAGGCGGCTTCCGCAGCCTGCCGGATGTCCTCATCTGTGCAGTTTGGACTGCCATAGCCGATATTCTTTCCCACTGTATCGTTGAACAGGATGGTTTGCTGAGTGACTAAGGCAATCTGGCTGCGCAGAGAGTGCAGGGTCAGGTCCCGGATATCATAGCCATCAATACGTAGGGTCCCTTGGGTGATATCGTGAAATCGAGGGATCAGGCTGGCCAGGGTTGTCTTGCCGCCGCCGGAAGGACCGACGACTGCGAGAATTTCTCCTTGGGCAACCTTGAGGCGGATATCCCGCAGCACGGGTTCTTCCTTATCGTAGGAAAAGGTGACCTTATCGAATTCAATGGCATCATGAAAACGGGGCAGTACTTGACTGTTCGGCTTTTCTTTGATCTCCGGCTCAATGTCGAGCAGGTTAAAGACGCGGATGGCAGCGGCCATACCCGACTGGATTGTCGAGTTGATTTTGCTCACGCCTTTGACCGGCTCATAAAGCATAACCAAGGCGGTGAGAAAGGACATAAAGGTGCCTGGTGTGGAATTGCCGCCAAGAACCTGCATACCCCCGAACCAGATAATTAGGGCCATGCCGATTCCGCCGAGAAACTCAATTAGGGGATGAGAAAGGCTCCGGAACTTGGTTTCCGTCATCAGGGTGTCAAAAAGGTACTGCATTTTTTTTCCAAAGAGCTTCTTTTCCTGCTCTTCCATGCAGAAGGCCTTGACGATGCGGGCGCCTCGGATGGTCTCGTTGAGAAAATCACTGGCTTCCCCCATGCCCTGCTGATAGCTGGTGCTGATCCGACGAAATTTTTTACCAAAGACCACAATGGGCACCGCAGCCATAGGGATGAAGATCAGCGAGACAAAGGCCAGTCGCCAATCCATATAAAAAATCACGCCGAGAAGACCGCATACCGTAAAGAAATCTCGCAGCAAATGGATAAGCGCATGGGAGACAGATCCCTGGAGCATACTGACATCGTTCATGATCCTGGAGATGAGCTCGCCGGTGGAGTTCTTATGAAAAAAGCCCATAGACAGGTCATTGAGATGGGCATAGATCCTGTTGCGCAGATCTTTAATTACGCATTGCCCAATCCATTCAAGAAGATAAGAGTAGAGAAAATAAAAGACGCCTTTCACTAAAAAAACAGTGAGCAGGGCAAGGGGAAGGATGACCAACCATTCTTCATTTTTTTGGTAAAAGATCTCATCAAGCAATGGCTTGACCATGTAGGCCTGAGCCGCATTGAAGCCAGCAACAATAATCATTGCCAGCATGGCAATAACCAATTTTTTCCTGTACGGTTGCATGACCTGATACAGGCGGGTGAGTATGGTCTTGTTTGTCATAAAATAGCATCGTTTTTTTTCAAAAGCGTTGTGCAGCGCCTTGGCCAGATCCCTTGTCCTCTCAGCAGGATAGCAACACAGGTGCTTCTTTCAAAGAATATGCTGAGAAGCACGGAAAACCGGTGACTGAGGAGGCTGGGAAGGTATGTTCATACAGATGCTGGGAACCTATATTATGCCTTAGCAAATATCAAGTAAATAGTAGGATGCTGCTCAAAATAGCTGGTAAAAGATGGGCGGCCAGATGATTCTCATAGCGGAAGAGAAGAACAGGCTGTACAGGGAGGAGCAAGCTACAGGTTGAAGGTTTGTCGTGGAGAGTGTAGAATGCGCCCCTGTTGTCTCCGGGTATACGTTCTGACCTGTATCTTACTGCAAATTTCCGAGCGGAGTTTATCTTTCATGCAACGCTTTATTTTTTCAATACTTGCTGCTCTGTTGTTCCTTGTTGGTTGCTCCTCAAAGCCGATTCGCCATTTGGCCTCAGATGCTGCTTTAGTTGAGCCGGGAAAATCTACACGAGAGGAGGTAGTGCGTTATCTGGGGCAGCCTGATAGACGCCGCCGCCTTTCCCCCGGTGTGGAGGAATATGTCTACTATAATGAACGCAAAGGATTTTTCGGGAAGTTGCCCTTTGCTGGTAAGCTGGCTGATCCCAAAAGCTATGAAATGATCCTGGTCACCCTGGATGGCGATGTGGTGACGGATTGTGATTTTCTGATCCATAAAGCAGGTGATGAGGACTGGGCGAGCGACTTGAACGGAGATGAACTTCCGTGAGTGCAAGCGCCCTCTCTGCTTTTGCCATTCATCGGCAACGAATGACGGAAACGCTTGTTGAACGCGGCATTCAAGATCCTGCGACGTTGCGTGCCATGACCGAGGTGCCTCGACATCAGTTTGTCGAAGATGCTATGCAGGCCCGGGCCTATGGTGATTTCCCCTTGCCCATTGGTTCTAACCAGACTATCTCCCAACCCTTTGTTGTCGCCTTGATGACCCAGGCACTCTGGCTTCAGGGCCATGAACGGGTGCTGGAAATCGGCACGGGCTCCGGTTATCAGGCTGCGGTGCTTTCCCGGCTCTGCAGGCAGGTGTACACGGTCGAACGGATCCATTCCCTCCTTGGCCGCGCCCGGAAGGTCTTTGATCAACTCCATTATTATAATATTATTTCCTGCATAGATGATGGTACGGTGGGCTGGGCTGATCAGGCCCCTTTTGATGCGATCGTGGTGACAGCAGGCGGCCCAAAGATTCCAGAACCCCTGGTGGAGCAGCTGGCAGATCCGGGCAGGATGGTTATGCCGGTGGGTACGCAAGAAGAGCAGGAATTGCAGCTTCTGGAGAAGCGCAACAGAAGAATCAGGATACAATCTATCGGGCATGTTCGCTTTGTCAACCTGATAGGGGAACACGGCTGGAGAGAATAGATGGAGAAGGAAGAGGGAAAGGCGCAAAAGGAGCAGGAGCTACGTGCTGCCAAGCAAAAAAAGCCCGGCCTGATCCGGCGTCTCTATGATTGGATGTTGAGCTGGGCAGACAGTCCCTATGGGCTGCATGCCCTTGTCATTATCTCATTTGCCGAATCCAGCTTTTTCCCCATTCCACCTGATGTGCTGCTGATTGCCTTGGTCCTTGGGGCAACCACCCGTTGGTACAAGTTTGCCTTGTGGTGCACCTTGGCCTCAGTGGTTGGCGGGCTGGCTGGCTACGGTATTGGGGTCTTCGGCTGGGAGACTATCGGGCAATGGATTATCCAGCACATCGCCCATATGAAGTTGACTGAGGTGAATGGTCGACTGGACATAGCGCTTCCCACCTACCTTGTCTCCAGTTTGGGCACTTCCTTAGGCGGAGAATACCTCTTTCAGGTCTACGATCACTGGAACGCCTGGATTGTCTTTGTCTTTGGCCTGACACCTCTGCCATACAAGCTGGTCACCATTACCGCTGGCGTAGCCCGGGTCAATCTCCCGGTTTTCTTGGTCGCCTCCATCCTTTCCCGGTCCTTGCGCTTTTTCCTGGTGGCCTGGATCCTCTCAAAATGGGGTGTTCCAGCAAGGCGCTTTATTGATCGCTATTTCAATCTACTGTCAATTGCTTTTGTTGTGTTACTGGTTGGTGGTTTTTTAATTTTAAAATTGGTTATGTAACCTACCTGCCTTCTCATTGAATGCGGCGATTTACCTCGATCGTATTTCTTGAGAAGAACGTTTTTTTTCGACCAGGACCGTTTTTTCTTGACCAAAAAAGTGCCGCTGGTATTATAGAGGGTTTGTGTTAATTGGGGGCCTATAGCTCAGTTGGCTAGAGCCACCGGCTCATAACCGGTAGGTCCTTGGTTCGAATCCAAGTAGGCCCACCAATTTTCAGAAAGCTTAAGCAGAGAAATAGGAGATGGGCTATGACCAGCTCCTTTTTGATAACCTCATTCTTTTATCGTCTTTTGAGTCCTCATACCTTGAGCAAAAAATCCTGCCTGCTAAGGAGCTTTTCCTTACAGGACAGCAGAAAGCAAACGTCAATATGAGAGGTACACCCTTTATGGGCTGTGCCTCTTTTTCTTTTTATTGTGGTAAAAGTTCAGAATATACTTGATATTCTTCAAGGGATAGCCCCTCTTGATCTCGCTCAGTCCTGGGATAATGTCGGTCTGCTCGTCGGCAACCCTGACAGTAGGGTCACCTCGATTCTCCTTGCCCTGGACCCGACCACGTCCCTGCTGGCCGAGGCAGAGCGATGCCAGGCCGAACTTATCATCACCCATCATCCGGCTATCTTTCATCCTCTGAAAAGCCTGCGTTCGGATCGTCCTACAGAAAAATTTTCTCATGCCGCTGTGCAGGCGGGGATACATGTCATCGGTTGTCATACCAATCTGGATGCCACCTCTGGCGGGGTGAATGATGTGCTCGCGCAACTGCTTCACCTGCAAGAGACGACTCCTCTGCTGCCAGACGGCAGAGAGTATTGCGGAAAAAAAACAGGCCTGGGTCGAATCGGGATGCTTGCGGAGCCGATTTCTTCGGAGCATTTTCTGGAACAACTGGATGCCGTGCTTTCTCCCCCTTGGTTGCTGGAAGCGGGGTCACGGCCTGCCAAGGTTGCCCAGGTCGCGGTGTGCGGCGGATCCTGCTCTGATGTTGCTGCGACGGCCTTAGCTGCCGGAGCAGATGTGTTTCTCACCTCTGAAATTAAGCATGATGTAGCCCGCTGGGCTGAAGAAGCTGGGCTCTGGTTGCTTGATGGCGGGCATTTTGCTACGGAATATCCGGCAATGGAAGGATTACGACAGTTGCTCGTTGCGAGGATGGAGACCGCTGGTCTGGAAGTGCAGGTGCAATGCGCTCAACAGGAGCCCCCACTACGCTTGGCAGCTGGAAAAAGTCGCTGAGGAAACTGGCGGTTTATGCGGCAAGAGGAGAAGGAATGAGCATCGCCACAGATTTTTTTGATACTATTTTTTTCAATTTTTAACACGCCGGCCTTTCTATGGGTCGGATTGGATACATGAGGAGTTTACCTTGAAAGAAGATATCAGCGTGCTTATAGCCCTGCAGGAACTTGATACAGAACTTTCTGGATTTGACCGGAAAATTGAGGAACAGAAACAGGAGTTGACAGCGCGCGAGCAGGCCATCGCTGAAAAAGAAGCCCTTGCTGGCCAATGCAAGGAAAAAGCGGTGGAACTGGAGCAGAGCCAACGTGATATCAAGGCAGGCAGCGAAGATGCCGCAGAGCGCATTAAGGATCGCCAGAGCAAGATGATGCAGGTGCAGACCAGCCGGGAGCATCAGGCCTTGCTCAAAGAGATTGAAGAGGCGAAAAAGACCATCAAGGATGCTGAGGAACAGCAGCTTCAGGTGCTGGAGCAGGTCGAGGCAGAAGAGGCCCAGGCCAAAGAGCTGGAGAATCTCTGCACAGGTGAACGGAAGTTGCTTGCTGAGGAGACCGGCAAGGTGGAAAAGGCCATTGAAGGCCTTAATAAGCAGCGTTTGGCTGTGCAGGAGAAACGCGATCAGCTTGCGCAGAATGTCCCTTCCTCCCGGATAAAACGCTATAACAAGCTCCTCAAAAAGCGTGAAGGGCTTGCCGTTGTTCAAGTCATTGATGCAGTTTGCCAGGGCTGCTTTATGACCATACCGCCGCAGAAGTATAATGATATCCGTTTGGGGGAGCAGATCTATTCCTGCCCGACCTGCCAGCGTACGCTCTATTATCTTCCTGAGCCTGAAGAGGCTGATGCCTAATTCTTCCTTAGATCAAGCTGCTCTTGCAACTGCTCTTGGGAAACAGCTGCCAGATGCTACCTTGGCAACCCTGTTCCCGGATTATGCCCTTGCTGAGATACGCGCGGTCCTGCGGGGCCAACAGAAGACAGCGCGCCCGCTTATCCAGGCTGTTCAGCAGCAGAGCCTGTTTTCCGAACCGGCTGCCGATACCGCTCTTGCCTGTCAACTCTTTAGCGACGGGGCCTCCCGGGGGAATCCCGGAGAAGCTGGGGCCGGGAGCGTCCTTTTGGATGGCAAAGGTCAGGAACTTGCGGCCCGTTCCCGTTACCTCGGCCAGTGTACTAATAATGTAGCAGAGTACAAGGCCCTTGTTCTTGGCCTGCAATCCGCCCTTGAGCTGGGCTGCGCCCGGCTGGAGATCTTCCTTGATTCCCAACTGATTGTCCGGCAGATTCAGGGACAGTACAAGGTCAAGAATGCAGCGTTGAAGCCCCTTTTTGAAGAGGTAAAGGCCCTGCTTGGTGAACTAAAGCACTGGTCTATTGCCCATGTGCCCCGGGAGCAAAATAAGCGAGCCGATGCCTTGGCGAACCAGGGCATTGATGAAAAGGCGGCCTGATTCTGCGCCAGATAAGGAGTTCTCTCGTATCTTCGAGAAATATTGCAGACTGAAGGCTGAACATTTCTGGATTTTTCCAGAAGATTTCTCCTTTCAACCCAAAAATCTTCTGCCATTACCCAGAAAGATCCTGGCTTTTCCCGAGAAGCCTTTTGGTCTGGAATAGGAAAAATCTTGTTTATTATAGAGGCAGCTTTTGCTGTAACAGGCTGTGCTTGGGAGATGTATATAGTTGCAGGGCGGATGCATGGTCGCTCCGGCTTTAAGCCGGTGAGGAAAGTCCGAACACCAAAGGGCGCGGTGGTTCCTAACGGGAACTCCGGGTAACCGGGGGAAAGTGCCACAGAAAAGACACCGCCGATGGAACGGGTAACCGTTCACAGGTAAGGTTGAAATGGTGAGGTAAGAGCTCACCGCCTTTGTGGCGACATAAAGGGCAGGGTAAACCCCACCGGGTGCAAGACCAAATAGGGAAACGTTTGAGGGCTGCCCGCCCAAAGTTTCCGGGTAGGTTGCACGAGGTGCCGGGCAACCGGCATCCCAGTCAAATGATCATGGCCTGCTTCGGCAGGAACAGAATTCGGCTTACAGTCCGCCCTGTTTTTTTCAGCAACATATTCAAGGTTGCTCAATGTCCTACAGTCGTTTTGAGCCCAAAGCGGTTATATCCCTGCTCGGCCTTTATCCGGTCGAGCAGTCGGGGAAAATTTCATAAATCTTTTGCGTCATGGTGGACGGAAATGCCTGAAACTTCAACCTGTACAACCGCTGCCATTATCCCGGCAGCAGGCTTCGGTACCCGGATGGGAGCCGATATCCCTAAGCAATTCCTTGAACTGGCCGGAGAACCCCTCCTGGTGCGTACCCTGCGGGTCTTCCTTGCCCACCCGGCTCTCCATCTTATCATGCTTGTCCTGCCTCCTAAGCATCTTCAGTCCGGCAAAGAACAGCTCCTTCCCTTCCTGACCCCAGAACAACAAGAGAAGATCCTCTATACCGCCGGAGGCGAAACCCGCCAACACTCGGTACAAAACGGTGTACAGGCCCTGCCTGCTTCCATTGAACGAATTTTTGTCCATGATGGGGCCCGCCCCTTGGTCAGTGCGGAGATTATCGATCGCTGTCTTGCTGGCATTGAGGAACACGGGGCTGTGATTGCGGCGGTCCCGGTCAAGGATACCCTGAAAGAGGTCGAGGACGGTACCGAGATCATTGGCACTGTGGATCGCTCTCTGCTCTGGCAGGCCCAAACCCCCCAGGCTATGGATCTGCATTTGCTGGAACGGGCCTATGAGTATGCGGCAGCCAC is from Candidatus Electrothrix sp. GW3-4 and encodes:
- a CDS encoding Nif3-like dinuclear metal center hexameric protein, encoding MVKVQNILDILQGIAPLDLAQSWDNVGLLVGNPDSRVTSILLALDPTTSLLAEAERCQAELIITHHPAIFHPLKSLRSDRPTEKFSHAAVQAGIHVIGCHTNLDATSGGVNDVLAQLLHLQETTPLLPDGREYCGKKTGLGRIGMLAEPISSEHFLEQLDAVLSPPWLLEAGSRPAKVAQVAVCGGSCSDVAATALAAGADVFLTSEIKHDVARWAEEAGLWLLDGGHFATEYPAMEGLRQLLVARMETAGLEVQVQCAQQEPPLRLAAGKSR
- a CDS encoding ribonuclease HI family protein; translation: MPNSSLDQAALATALGKQLPDATLATLFPDYALAEIRAVLRGQQKTARPLIQAVQQQSLFSEPAADTALACQLFSDGASRGNPGEAGAGSVLLDGKGQELAARSRYLGQCTNNVAEYKALVLGLQSALELGCARLEIFLDSQLIVRQIQGQYKVKNAALKPLFEEVKALLGELKHWSIAHVPREQNKRADALANQGIDEKAA
- a CDS encoding YqaA family protein; this translates as MEKEEGKAQKEQELRAAKQKKPGLIRRLYDWMLSWADSPYGLHALVIISFAESSFFPIPPDVLLIALVLGATTRWYKFALWCTLASVVGGLAGYGIGVFGWETIGQWIIQHIAHMKLTEVNGRLDIALPTYLVSSLGTSLGGEYLFQVYDHWNAWIVFVFGLTPLPYKLVTITAGVARVNLPVFLVASILSRSLRFFLVAWILSKWGVPARRFIDRYFNLLSIAFVVLLVGGFLILKLVM
- a CDS encoding C4-type zinc ribbon domain-containing protein, with the translated sequence MKEDISVLIALQELDTELSGFDRKIEEQKQELTAREQAIAEKEALAGQCKEKAVELEQSQRDIKAGSEDAAERIKDRQSKMMQVQTSREHQALLKEIEEAKKTIKDAEEQQLQVLEQVEAEEAQAKELENLCTGERKLLAEETGKVEKAIEGLNKQRLAVQEKRDQLAQNVPSSRIKRYNKLLKKREGLAVVQVIDAVCQGCFMTIPPQKYNDIRLGEQIYSCPTCQRTLYYLPEPEEADA